The genomic region CACTGGTGGTAAAAATCAGGAAGATGCAAAATGGGCGTGTATTGAAGTGTAGTTCATCCAACATTCTAGACCTTAAATTAGAGTGATGAGCATAAACACTGcaaacagagttttttttttttttttccaactaaattgcaattatattttaaattacctaCAATTACCAGAAACCATCTCAAAGCTAGAAATTAACTTCTTAGGCACTGGTCCCAGCAGATCAGCTGTTAAATGGACCATCTTGTATAGCTGACCTCCCACTCTAGTTTCACTCACACACAGCCTCACACAAACCAAGCAAGGCAGAGCCCCAGGGCGGAGCACACGTTTCACAGTCACGTGATAGGCGTGACAGCCCAACAGTATCGTGCAGCcatatttttacaacttcctAAATTACAGTTTCATCCAGGTTCATGGCGTTTTGCTGAAATACtgtgcttgttttctttttgcgAGCAAGTGaccattttattttagattttagttGAATTATGTTATGCAGCAGGTTTTATCATCTGAAATTTAGGAGCCACTAGGACTATTCCTGACTggtcactgtgtgaccttggttaaAGTTCTTATCTTCTGGGCTTCAGAATGGTAAGAATGGTAAGGGATGAGCAGTTGGGAAAGTGCCAGGTGGCCTTCCCTCAGAGCACCTGCCAAGTGGCCTACATACAGGAGTAGATGCTTCTCCATCTTGTAGTCAGTCTGCTCCCTGGTCCTGTGTTGCCACCTCCCTTTCAATGAGAGAATGGGGATACTTTCTGGCTAGTATATAACTCAGACCATAGTTGAGTTGAATTCAACATGGTAAAGTactttaaaatgttgacatttataCTTAATACATTTCAGAATGGATGAACTAGTTTAAACCTCACGGCCTCTTGTTTCTCCAGGAACCCATGATGATCCTCTTTCTCTTGAATCCAGTTTCTTGTCTTGAATTCACTCCCCTAACTGTCCCCAAAGTGATTTTTCTGAAATGCAGAGTAATGCCAATTtccttcttaaaatttttcaaattttccatttGCCAAGAGCCATCCTGATTAGATCCCTGCCAGGTTCTCTGCTTCACACTTCACTTCCACagtatgaaattattttcaattctCTCCCATACACCACTCTTGTATTCATGTAAAACACTTTGTTTTGTACTGTTGATTTTTTCTGGCTTGCTCTCCCTATCGCCTCTCCACTTGGCTAAATCTTATAATGGTGTTTAAGACTGTTTAGACCATacttggactgaatgtttgtgtcccctcaaaattcatgttatgggcttccctgctggctcagctggtaaagtatctgcctacaatgcaagagacccagttcgatccttgagtcgggaagatctcctggagtaggaaatggcaacccatttcagtattcttgcctggagaattccatggacagaggagcctggtaggctacagtccatgaggtcacaaagagtcagacacaactgagcatgcccagcaaaattcatatattgaaatcttaACCCTCGATGTCATGGTATCAGGAGGTacctttgggaggtgatcaggTCATAGGCAGAGCCTGCATGAACAGGATTAATGCCCTTAAAAAAAGAGGCCCCAGAAAGATCCCTTGTCCTGTCTGCCATGTAAGGTTGcagtgagaagacagccatcACTGAGGAGGCGGACTTGCACCAGACACCAGATCTACCAATGCCATCATCTTGGACTTCCTCATTTCcagaattggaaaaaataaatttctattgtttataagctccccagtttgtggtattttgttatatctGCCCAAACTAAGACAGACCATATTCCCCAGAAATCCTGTCTGAAAGTCCCTACAGTCTAATAGATAgtgctttttaatttattcatttaattaatatAAAGTTGAATGCCTATTATGTACTCAGTGGAATTAACTAATAAGGGTCATTTTCCTCTATGAGTCGCTCTGCTCATCCCTAGGTAtcagggaagagaggagagtgTTCAAAGAGAGCGAGTTAGATTTCCTGGTGCACATTATGGGGAGGGTCAGATGGATGACCTTTAGGGCATGTTTGGGAGGCCTTATCTGAGAGCTGGAGAAGGGTGATGTAGAACAAATAACTACAATCATTTCTCTCAACTATGAACTCTATAGCTTTGCGCAGTGGCAGTATCGTAGCCAATGAGGTTTATCCGAGGCGCGATTATTGCTAATTGAAAACTGTGAACTCTATAAAGTTGAACTTGAGCctaaaataaaagatgttttttATTGGACTGACTAACAGTAAGTTTGGTTAATAATGTGCTAGACCTTATACTATTAATTATACTATTATACTATTAATGCACCCTTCCTTATACTATTAATGATGTAATATTGGAGTTACATTAAAATAGTTAGTATGATTAGGGGATAAACCAGAAAGAGGATTTGTTTTGATTATTCTGTGCCCTATAAGTCATATCAGTGACTTGATTAAGTAATGCTTCTTTAACCCAGCTTCTGGGGGATTTTTGAGAGATAGACAAATTGGTGTagaattaaaaggtgtcaaatagatgGGATAATATATCTTCAATCCCTTTATATCAATAGGAATGCTTTCGGCATCAAGAGAAAACCTAACCAAAGTGACAAACTATTTTactcatatataacatataacaaGCATTCTGGAGGTAAACATCTGTTGGTGACTGGTAACAGTACGAAAAATACAGAGCCAGCCTTTCTCCAATTTTGTTGACCATTCTCTTGTGCTTTGCAAGATGGTTGCCATAGCTCTAGACATGAGTCTATATCCAAAAcaggaagggggtggcagaaggaAATGTGTGACAGTATCATTTCTCCTTTATATTAGGAAAGCAAGGATTTGCCAGAACTCCTGGAGACTCTTACTTATACCTCACTAGGACTGAAACTGCCTCAATGGCCGACCCTAGCTTCAGGAGAGCAGGAAAGCAAATATATGGCTTTTCTAGTCTCGATAATGCAACATGCCAAGTAAGGTAGATTTGAGAATGGGAGATGGGCTAACCAACCAATGACTTCTGCCACATGCATCCAGTTTAATTCTCTTAGAAGTCATCAGGCTTCACTATCACTTATCAGTGCTTTGGTCTTTAGGACTCTTTTAAAGTAAAGGTGGCAGAAATATGAAGTTATACATTGTTTATAAATTTCCTTGGTTACTACAGCAAAGTGCCTGCATCTTCGACAGCCCATTTCATGCCTGAGGAAGAAGCATTTGCTTGTGGTGCCAGGGAAATTTTTTGAATCCAGTTGTTTGGATAGTTTTGAAAAAAGTGCAAACAAAAATGTCTATCCTTGGTTTAATTTTTCACTCTTGTTTATCCATGGGTGCTTCTAAGAGCTTTTGCAAGTAAACCTTCCAAATCTTAAACTAAGCGTGGTGGGCAAACTATCTCACAGTTTACAACCGATCAAGAAGAATAACAATCCATTAATTCTGGTGAGGTAACCTCAGGAAAGGGGGCATGTGGAGTGAACCAGAGGGATTCTAGCAAGTGTGAAGGTTTGAAACCATACTGTATTCTCCCTGTGGTGGTATGTCCACAGACACCTCTCTGCTTTAGGAACACATGTGGCAGAATATGCTCTGATACAGTTGGCCTAAGGGCAGTACAGAGTAGTGTTTAAGATGTAAGCTCTGGAGCCAGTCTGTCTAGGCTCAAGTCCTGCTTCTacaacttactagctgtgtgacctcagacatgTTACataaactctctgtgcctctaAAGCAGACAGTAATAGTACTCAGCTAATGGTACCTCTTAGCTTTTGTCATTGTATAGTGCTATTATATAATGGTAATGTCCACCAGGCCAAGTAGGTTCTTTGCTTCTTCACCTTTCCCTTTTTGCTGCTGTGCGTCCCTTTTGGACATTTGCCTATTATAGAGGAAGCACTTGTAAATACTCATTAATGTTTAAGTGCTTCAGAAGTAGTAGTACTTCATCACTCTGTGTACACTGTGCTATGCAATATGTATTATTATCACAACTtcatagaaagaaaaggaagttgaGAAGAGTGGTGAAAGAACTTGTCCaagccacacagctagtaaacTTGTTGGAGTTAGAATTAGAACACACAAgtattttgggctccaagatctgCCCTTACTCCCTCTGTGGCACTATTGAATTGAGTTATAAAACTTAAATTAGCTCTTTATGTACATATCTTTTTCTCTGCATGTAATTTTCTCATGCTCTGTGGGAAAGATTTTGAGCCATAGGCATCTTTTAGGACATCTGCACAGCTCACAGTCATCTTCTCTTTCTAAAGACCGTTTCAGAATCCTAATAAAGGAGGCCCCACTTTTTCAGAATACAAAACCCTTCTTTCCTAAGAGCAACCCATTCCATATGAGTATCATAGGCCCGACTACAGGCTTACCAGAAGAGGCAGCATCACCTAGGTTATCCCAGTAAATCAGAGACCCCATCCCATAAACTACCTTAATTGATACAGGAACCGTACTTGATCAACTCAGATCAGTAAATCATTCTTTCTTGGGacttcttcctggagttatttaggaaaacaaaacaaaatatatttcctcTCTTTTGGAGTTTTTAAGCTTATATAGAATTGGAGTCTTCAGCTTCCAGCTGTCATTCTGTTGGTGGAGAGGACCTGTTGAAGAATTAGAGTGTAAGGGCCTGATATTGTCATTTATGATCCTTGAACCAGATGTACCTGAGGCCAGATGAATCTCCTATTTATGAGAGTTAACAAATTCCCTTAATTTGCCTACATTTTTTTGAGTTAGATTAATGCCACCTGCAGTgaagaatatttattaatatgcTTATTCCCCTTCCTTATCCAAGGGtgtgaaaatctttttctttttttaattcagaaactTTGTATTAAGGATTTTACTTTAAATTGACACACATGTCAAATAAGCATGGGGTAAACGATTGTATTTGCATGGAATGAAATCCAGAAGAATTAAAAATCTTCACTCATCCTGAAGATTTTACTTGGGTATTCCTTCCTTAGCTGTCATCATATAGCTACAATTGATGCATAGATGATGTATCCCCAGGACAGCAATATGACAGAATACAAAGCTGAATAAATTTGGCCCAGTGTGTGGCAACTCACTGGCTTCATGGTAAGAAGACGACAAAAGTTCAAAGCATGGGTATAGGATGCAGGCTCTAGAATAATCTCTggagtggtttaaaaaaaaaatctctcttgagcttttctttttctaattttccatCCTTTCTGAGACTTCACAATTTGGAATTTCGCTCATGCTTAGAGAATGGGACATTcaaaaaccagaaaagaaaagataggGAATGATGCTTTTGTTAGTATTGTCATTATTAAGGTGAAAGCAAGAAATTTCAATTGTAAATCAATCCTGTTAGAATCAGGGGTGAATTTGAATCTTAGTAGGTAGTGAGGAGAACTGTTGGCCAGATCATTTGTAGAACCATAGAACTATAGAATATTTAAAgaggaagctgctgctgctgctgctaagtcacttcagtcgtgtccgactctgtgcgaccccaaagacggcagcccatcaggcccccccatccctgggattctccaggcaagaacgctggagtgggttgccatttccttctccaatgcatgaaagtgaaaagtgaaagtgaagtcgctcagtcatgtccaactcttagcgacccatggaccacagcccaccaggctcctccatctatgggattttccaggcaagagtactggagtggggtgccattgccttctccgtaaagAGGAAGAGACCTAAGCaattcaatattttcattttatgaaagaaaaagctGAAATCTAGAAGGTTAATCCACTTGTTCAAAGTCACAGACACAAGCCTGTCATCCAGAACTCCCTGGTTTCATCTGTTGTTCTTTCACTGGATCGTGTTACCTTTTTTCTGAGTCTAAAATTGTCAGGCTGGGTAAAAACTAGATGTAATGTTCACAATTCATTTGCATCATGGAGAGGAAGGCAATCAATGAAGGAGCAGTTTCATTAATTCAGCACTAAATACAACTGCATTACCTTAaagcagcaaaagaaaataagcagACAACACTAGACATAACCTCATACTTGACTAAATTGCAGTTTCTCGATCCATGATTCAAAGTCCAAGTTTCTCCAACCTTTCAAACTTGTTATCCTTACTCTCTTCAGTGTTGAAGAAAATTTATGAAAGCTTCCTCCCAACTCTGCCACGCTAAATACATACAGATAGAATAGAGACTCCCTCCTAAATTGAAGCTCTTATAGAAATAACTACACTGAAAAACTAATTTGTGGAGTATTTGCAAGTAAATGGATTATTGGCAATTCATAAAACAATTCATATTTATACCTTGaggtttttttggttgttgttgttgactcCTTGCATTCCTCAGAGAGATATATGACCTGTAGAGCAATGAATTATTTCATTCCAAATACATAGGATCATGGAATTTGGGGTGAGAAGGTTATTTAGAAACTGCCTAGTTCAATATTTATTGATGACGAATCCAAGACCTAGGGATATTAATTGATTGTATGTAACCCTGGGCAAGGAGCTGTTATGAATCCTTCCATAATGTCATCTGAAATTAACTTTTTCTTGAAAAATCTGAATTTTCAGGGAAAATTGAAATTTGATAGCAGataataaagtatataaaaatattttatacattaatattaatttgaatatgtaaattaaatgaaaatattgttCATTTGAATGCTTAGTTaagctaaaatatattttcttatctttccACTTCCCTTAACAACCTCACTACAAAAAGCCACAGCAATCATTCTAACAGCATATCCCctctatatttaatattttacaatctgatattcagttcagttcagttcagtcgctcagtcatgtccgactctttgctaccccatgagtcgcagcacgccaggcctccctgtccatcaccaactcccggagtttactcaaacccatgtccatattAGGGGAATACAAACAACAGAGTCCCCAGTTGGCCCttgtggtcaagaacctgcctgccaatgcaggagacataaaagaca from Dama dama isolate Ldn47 chromosome 12, ASM3311817v1, whole genome shotgun sequence harbors:
- the LOC133066816 gene encoding LOW QUALITY PROTEIN: small integral membrane protein 27-like (The sequence of the model RefSeq protein was modified relative to this genomic sequence to represent the inferred CDS: substituted 2 bases at 2 genomic stop codons), whose amino-acid sequence is MKPVSCHTLGQIYSALYSVILLSWGYIIYASIVAIXXQLRKEYPSKIFRMSEDF